Proteins encoded within one genomic window of Bacteroidales bacterium:
- the nth gene encoding endonuclease III, whose amino-acid sequence MKQSKQQLYKNVFEAFKKNNPLPKTELNYQTPFQLLVAVVLSAQCTDIRVNAITPKLFEQYPDANSMAKASIDEIFEFIKSCSYPNSKAKYLKGIAHELVNKYKGQVPNSIEQLTSLPGVGRKTANVIVSVLFHQPAMAVDTHVFRVAHRIGLVENAKTPLEVEKQLTKNIPPPSLPDAHHWLILHGRYICKARKPLCHQCFIFDYCQYPQKSNHT is encoded by the coding sequence ATGAAGCAAAGTAAGCAACAATTATACAAAAATGTATTCGAAGCATTCAAAAAAAATAACCCACTTCCCAAAACAGAATTAAATTATCAAACACCCTTTCAATTATTAGTTGCAGTTGTTTTATCGGCACAATGTACCGATATAAGGGTGAATGCCATTACACCCAAGCTCTTTGAACAATACCCCGATGCTAATTCAATGGCAAAAGCCAGTATCGACGAAATATTTGAATTTATTAAATCGTGTTCGTACCCTAATTCAAAAGCAAAATATTTAAAAGGAATAGCCCATGAGTTGGTAAATAAATATAAGGGACAAGTACCTAACTCTATAGAACAATTAACTTCATTACCAGGTGTTGGACGAAAAACCGCCAATGTGATTGTTTCCGTATTATTTCATCAACCCGCCATGGCTGTCGATACGCATGTGTTCAGAGTAGCTCATCGAATCGGCTTAGTTGAAAATGCTAAGACTCCTCTCGAAGTAGAAAAACAATTAACTAAAAACATACCTCCTCCATCGCTACCCGATGCTCACCACTGGTTAATATTGCATGGACGCTATATTTGCAAAGCACGAAAACCCTTATGCCATCAGTGCTTTATATTTGATTATTGCCAATACCCCCAAAAAAGTAATCATACTTAA